The DNA window CCGGGCGCCGGGTCCGCACGCCATGGAGGGCAGGACATGCTGGTTCTGACACGCAAGCCCGACCAGAGCATCATGGTCGGCAACGAGATCGAGATCACCATCCTGGAGGTGCGCGGCGAGCAGGTGCGCATGGGCATCCGAGCGCCGCGCGCGGTGTCGGTGCACCGCAAGGAGGTTTTCGACCAGATCCGGGAGGAGAACCGGGCCGCGCGCACGGCGCCGGCCGAGCGCCTCGATGGGCTGGGCGAGCTCTTCGGCGGCTGAGCGACTCACATGAGGGGCGCGGCCGTCCGGCGAACCTCGTCGGGCGAGGCCGTGCCGGTCGTGCCGAGCTTGCGGATGGTGACGGCCGCGCA is part of the Chthonomonadales bacterium genome and encodes:
- the csrA gene encoding carbon storage regulator CsrA: MLVLTRKPDQSIMVGNEIEITILEVRGEQVRMGIRAPRAVSVHRKEVFDQIREENRAARTAPAERLDGLGELFGG